The DNA segment CGCCGGTCTGATCATAATCTCAGATGAGATATACGAGAAGATAATCTATGGGGAAACGGAGCACGTATCCGTCTGCTCTCTTAGCGACAGGGCTAAAGAATCCACCATACTTGTAAACGGGGTATCAAAATCCTACTCAATGACCGGATGGCGCATAGGATACGCGGCGGGGGATAAAAGAGTAATAAGCGCGATGGCGAAGCTTCAGGGACAGTCTACCTCGAACCCCTCTTCAATTTCCCAGATGGCCGCCCTTGAGGCACTTTGCGGACCGCAGGACCTGCTCGCCAAAAGGGCAAGAGAATTTGAGAGAAGGAAGAACTTCATAGTGAAAAGGCTGAACGAAATTCCGGGATTTACCTGCTTTGACCCAATGGGAGCGTTTTACGTGTTTCCCAGCATAAGCGGTTTTGTGGGCAAAACATACGGAGACAAGAAGATTGACGGGTCCATCTCGTTTACCGAATTCCTGCTTGAGGAAGCGAAAGTGGCCGTCGTTCCGGGCATAGCCTTCGGAAAGGAAAACCATCTCAGGATATCCTACGCCACATCCATGGAGAACATAGAAGAGGGCTTAAACAGAATCGAAGAGGCGGTAGGAACCCTGCTCTGATTCGAAATGAACTCCTTTAAAATCGGACTTTCCGCAACGCTCTCTGGACGCCACGCCGTCCAAGGCAGGGAAAGCCTTCGGGGAATAAAGCTTTTCACGGACCACCTGCGCAGCCGTGGCGGAGTTAAAACGCGGGATGGAGATTCCTTGGTGCCAGAACTTGTTTTCTACGATGACTCTAGCGTTGCCGAGAAAACAAGGGAGAACACCCGCCACCTGATAGAAAAAGATCGGGTAGACATACTGCTGGGACCGTACTCAAGTAGCCTCACGCTTGCGTGCGTCGAGGTCGCAGAAAAGGCGAAAAGAGTAGTTTGGAACTACGGCGGATCGCTTGACGACATTCCAGTCCGCACCCGGGGAAAGACTGTAACCGCCATAACCGAGGCATCTTCTTACTTCCATGCTGTAGTGGACATGATCCACGACCGCTACGGCGAGGCAGCCGAAATCACTGTTTTGCGTCTTGAGGGAAGCCGATTTTCCCATACCGTGAGTGAAGGAGCGCTTCTTCGTGCGGAAAAACTCGGGATATCGGCACAAGTCTATGATTTTTCCTCCGGCACGAAAGACTTCTCCTCCATACTCGACCGAGCGAAAGGCCAAGGCGCTTCCTGCGTGCTCTGCTGCGGGGGGATGGAAGACGATATAAATCTCGCCAAGTGGGTATCGAAGAACTCAGCCGACGCCTTCGTGGTGGTGGCAACGCTTGCAGCCGCAGTAAACGAGTTTGAAAAACGTCTCGGCAGGGAGGCCGAGGGTTTTGTCTCGACAAGCCAGTGGGAACCCACGCTTTGCGTATCCGTGGATTTCGGCCCGAGTCCCAAGGAATTTTCAGACGAATTCGCCCGCGCCTACGGATACACGCCCGACTACACAGCCGCACAGTCTTACAACATGGGGCTCATAATAGAAAAACTCATCGGGAAAACAGGAACTACGGACGAACAGACGCTTCTGAGCGAAGCCCTGCACTCTCGGTTTACGACTTTTTACGGAGATTTCCGCATAGACCCCGAGACCCTGCGCCAGACGGGACACCGGATGCTGGTAACCCAGTGGCAGGACGGGGAGAAGAAGATAGTTTTTCCGCAAGAATATTCGAATTCCCGGCTCATAATCTGAGGGGTGGTGGAGCCGACGGGAGTCGAACCCGCGACCTCATGAATGCCATTCATGCGCTCTCCCAACTGAGCTACGGCCCCGAACGAAACAGGATTATAAATCTAGTTCCAAGG comes from the Candidatus Dadabacteria bacterium genome and includes:
- a CDS encoding ABC transporter substrate-binding protein; this encodes MNSFKIGLSATLSGRHAVQGRESLRGIKLFTDHLRSRGGVKTRDGDSLVPELVFYDDSSVAEKTRENTRHLIEKDRVDILLGPYSSSLTLACVEVAEKAKRVVWNYGGSLDDIPVRTRGKTVTAITEASSYFHAVVDMIHDRYGEAAEITVLRLEGSRFSHTVSEGALLRAEKLGISAQVYDFSSGTKDFSSILDRAKGQGASCVLCCGGMEDDINLAKWVSKNSADAFVVVATLAAAVNEFEKRLGREAEGFVSTSQWEPTLCVSVDFGPSPKEFSDEFARAYGYTPDYTAAQSYNMGLIIEKLIGKTGTTDEQTLLSEALHSRFTTFYGDFRIDPETLRQTGHRMLVTQWQDGEKKIVFPQEYSNSRLII
- a CDS encoding pyridoxal phosphate-dependent aminotransferase codes for the protein MRLSERVSNLKPSATLTITAKAKSLRAQGVDIIGFGAGEPDFDTPENVKKEGVAAIKSGFTKYTAVGGIDELKDAIAASLKKDHGLEYARDEILVSCGAKHSIYNITQALFEPGDEVIIPAPYWVSYPDQVALTGATPVIIDTDEQELFKITPKQLEAEINERTRAFILNYPSNPTGTTYSRGELEEIVEIALDAGLIIISDEIYEKIIYGETEHVSVCSLSDRAKESTILVNGVSKSYSMTGWRIGYAAGDKRVISAMAKLQGQSTSNPSSISQMAALEALCGPQDLLAKRAREFERRKNFIVKRLNEIPGFTCFDPMGAFYVFPSISGFVGKTYGDKKIDGSISFTEFLLEEAKVAVVPGIAFGKENHLRISYATSMENIEEGLNRIEEAVGTLL